The Bos indicus x Bos taurus breed Angus x Brahman F1 hybrid chromosome 10, Bos_hybrid_MaternalHap_v2.0, whole genome shotgun sequence genome has a segment encoding these proteins:
- the SIX4 gene encoding homeobox protein SIX4 isoform X2 encodes MIASAADIKQENGMESASEGQEAPREVAGGAAAAAGLSPPAPAPFPLEPGDAAAAAARVSGEEGAVAAVAAAAGAAVDQVQLHSELLGRHHHAAAAAAQTPLAFSPDHVACVCEALQQGGNLDRLARFLWSLPQSDLLRGNESLLKARALVAFHQGIYPELYSILESHSFESANHPLLQQLWYKARYTEAERARGRPLGAVDKYRLRRKFPLPRTIWDGEETVYCFKEKSRNALKELYKQNRYPSPAEKRHLAKITGLSLTQVSNWFKNRRQRDRNPSETQSKSESDGNPSTEDESSKGHEDLSPHQLSGSSDGVTNLSLSSHLEPVYMQQIGNAKISLSSSGVLLNGSLVPASTSPVFLNGNSFIQGPNGVILNGLSVGNTQTVSLNPPKMASNIMSNGISMTDILGSTSQDVKEFKVLQSSSANSAATTSYSPSAPVSFPGLIPSAEVKRESIQTVASQDGGSVVTFTTPVQINQYGIVQIPNSGANSQFLNGSIGFSPLQLPPVSVAASQGNISVNSSTSDGSTFTSESATVQQGKVFLSSLAPSAVVYTVPNSGQTIGSVKQEGVERSLVFSQLMPVNQNAQVNANLSSESISGSGLHPLSSSLVNVSPTHNFSLTSPTLLNPTELNPDIADSQPMSAPVASKSTVTSVNNTNYAALQNCSLISGQDLLSVPMTQAALGEIVPTGEDQVGHPSPTVHQDFVREHHLVMQPVANIKENFLTNSESKTTSNLMMLDSKSKYVLDSMVETVCEDLETDKKELAKLQTVQLDEDMQDL; translated from the exons ATG ATTGCAAGTGCGGCGGACATCAAGCAGGAGAATGGGATGGAAAGCGCCTCGGAGGGGCAGGAGGCGCCCCGAGAAGTGGCGgggggcgcggcggcggcggcggggctgAGCCCCCCGGCTCCAGCCCCTTTCCCCCTGGAGCCGGGGGACGCCGCGGCTGCCGCCGCCAGGGTGAGCGGAGAGGAAGGGGCAGTGGCTGCagtggcggcggcggccgggGCGGCGGTGGATCAGGTACAACTCCACTCGGAACTTCTGGGCAGGCACCACcacgccgcggccgccgccgcgcAGACCCCACTGGCCTTCTCGCCAGACCATGTCGCCTGCGTGTGCGAGGCGCTGCAGCAGGGGGGCAACCTGGACCGCCTGGCCCGGTTCCTGTGGTCCCTGCCCCAGAGCGACCTGCTACGTGGCAACGAGAGCCTGCTGAAGGCGCGAGCGCTGGTGGCCTTCCACCAGGGCATCTACCCCGAGCTCTACAGCATCCTCGAGAGCCACAGCTTCGAGTCGGCTAACCACCCGCTGCTGCAGCAGCTCTGGTACAAGGCACGCTACACCGAGGCCGAGCGAGCCCGCGGCCGGCCGCTGGGCGCGGTGGACAAGTACCGGCTACGCAGGAAATTCCCCCTGCCCCGCACCATCTGGGACGGCGAGGAGACGGTGTATTGTTTCAAGGAGAAGTCGCGCAACGCGCTCAAGGAGCTCTACAAGCAGAATCGCTACCCTTCGCCGGCCGAGAAGCGGCACCTGGCCAAGATCACCGGCCTCTCCCTCACCCAGGTCAGCAACTGGTTCAAGAACCGCCGGCAGCGCGATCGGAACCCCTCCGAGACCCAGTCCAAAAG TGAGTCAGATGGCAATCCTAGCACTGAAGATGAATCCAGCAAGGGTCATGAAGACTTGTCTCCTCATCAACTCTCCGGTTCATCCGATGGTGTCACCAACCTCAGCCTTTCCAGTCACCTGGAGCCAGTATATATGCAACAAATTGGAAATGCTAAAATATCGTTAAGCTCCTCTGGAGTTTTATTGAACGGAAGTTTGGTACCTGCAAGTACTTCACCTGTCTTCCTTAATGGTAATTCTTTCATTCAGGGACCCAATGGAGTTATCCTTAATGGATTAAGTGTGGGAAATACACAGACAGTATCTTTGAACCCACCAAAAATGGCATCAAACATTATGAGCAATGGTATATCCATGACTGACATACTGGGGTCTACCTCCCAGGACGTGAAGGAATTCAAAGTTCTCCAGAGCTCTTCAGCTAACTCAGCAGCCACCACCTCCTATAGCCCCAGTGCTCCCGTGTCGTTCCCAGGGCTGATACCCAGTGCcgaggtgaaaagagaaagtattCAAACAGTGGCTTCCCAGGATGGAGGCTCTGTGGTGACTTTTACCACACCAGTGCAAATTAACCAGTATGGCATCGTCCAGATCCCCAATTCTGGAGCAAACAGCCAGTTCCTTAATGGAAGCATTGGATTCTCTCCACTGCAGCTGCCTCCTGTTTCAGTGGCAGCTTCACAAG gtaaTATTTCAGTAAATTCAAGCACTTCAGATGGGAGCACATTTACAAGTGAGTCTGCCACAGTCCAACAAGGAAAGGTTTTCTTGAGCTCTCTTGCTCCCAGTGCAGTGGTATACACTGTTCCTAATTCAGGCCAGACTATAGGATCTGTTAAACAGGAGGGcgtggagaggagcctggtgttttCTCAGTTGATGCCTGTCAATCAGAATGCACAAGTAAATGCAAACCTATCTTCTGAAAGTATCTCCGGAAGTGGCCTCCACCCACTGTCCTCCTCATTAGTTAATGTATCCCCAACTCACAACTTCTCCCTGACTTCCCCAACCCTACTAAATCCCACTGAGCTAAACCCTGACATTGCTGATAGCCAGCCAATGTCTGCACCTGTGGCAAGCAAATCTACTGTGACGTCAGTCAACAACACTAACTATGCAGCTCTTCAGAACTGCTCCCTTATTTCTGGTCAAGATCTACTATCAGTACCCATGACCCAGGCTGCCCTTGGGGAAATAGTTCCCACAGGTGAAGACCAGGTGGGTCACCCCTCCCCAACAGTACACCAGGATTTTGTCAGAGAACATCATTTAGTTATGCAACCAGTAGctaacataaaagaaaatttcctaACAAATTCTGAGAGCAAAACAACAAGCAACTTAATGATGCTGGACTCCAAATCCAAGTATGTCCTAGACAGCATGGTGGAGACTGTCTGTGAAGACCTGGAAACAGACAAGAAAGAGCTTGCCAAGCTCCAGACTGTCCAATTGGATGAAGATATGCAAGACTTGTaa
- the SIX4 gene encoding homeobox protein SIX4 isoform X1 produces MSSSSPTGQIASAADIKQENGMESASEGQEAPREVAGGAAAAAGLSPPAPAPFPLEPGDAAAAAARVSGEEGAVAAVAAAAGAAVDQVQLHSELLGRHHHAAAAAAQTPLAFSPDHVACVCEALQQGGNLDRLARFLWSLPQSDLLRGNESLLKARALVAFHQGIYPELYSILESHSFESANHPLLQQLWYKARYTEAERARGRPLGAVDKYRLRRKFPLPRTIWDGEETVYCFKEKSRNALKELYKQNRYPSPAEKRHLAKITGLSLTQVSNWFKNRRQRDRNPSETQSKSESDGNPSTEDESSKGHEDLSPHQLSGSSDGVTNLSLSSHLEPVYMQQIGNAKISLSSSGVLLNGSLVPASTSPVFLNGNSFIQGPNGVILNGLSVGNTQTVSLNPPKMASNIMSNGISMTDILGSTSQDVKEFKVLQSSSANSAATTSYSPSAPVSFPGLIPSAEVKRESIQTVASQDGGSVVTFTTPVQINQYGIVQIPNSGANSQFLNGSIGFSPLQLPPVSVAASQGNISVNSSTSDGSTFTSESATVQQGKVFLSSLAPSAVVYTVPNSGQTIGSVKQEGVERSLVFSQLMPVNQNAQVNANLSSESISGSGLHPLSSSLVNVSPTHNFSLTSPTLLNPTELNPDIADSQPMSAPVASKSTVTSVNNTNYAALQNCSLISGQDLLSVPMTQAALGEIVPTGEDQVGHPSPTVHQDFVREHHLVMQPVANIKENFLTNSESKTTSNLMMLDSKSKYVLDSMVETVCEDLETDKKELAKLQTVQLDEDMQDL; encoded by the exons atgtcctcttcctcccccaccgGGCAGATTGCAAGTGCGGCGGACATCAAGCAGGAGAATGGGATGGAAAGCGCCTCGGAGGGGCAGGAGGCGCCCCGAGAAGTGGCGgggggcgcggcggcggcggcggggctgAGCCCCCCGGCTCCAGCCCCTTTCCCCCTGGAGCCGGGGGACGCCGCGGCTGCCGCCGCCAGGGTGAGCGGAGAGGAAGGGGCAGTGGCTGCagtggcggcggcggccgggGCGGCGGTGGATCAGGTACAACTCCACTCGGAACTTCTGGGCAGGCACCACcacgccgcggccgccgccgcgcAGACCCCACTGGCCTTCTCGCCAGACCATGTCGCCTGCGTGTGCGAGGCGCTGCAGCAGGGGGGCAACCTGGACCGCCTGGCCCGGTTCCTGTGGTCCCTGCCCCAGAGCGACCTGCTACGTGGCAACGAGAGCCTGCTGAAGGCGCGAGCGCTGGTGGCCTTCCACCAGGGCATCTACCCCGAGCTCTACAGCATCCTCGAGAGCCACAGCTTCGAGTCGGCTAACCACCCGCTGCTGCAGCAGCTCTGGTACAAGGCACGCTACACCGAGGCCGAGCGAGCCCGCGGCCGGCCGCTGGGCGCGGTGGACAAGTACCGGCTACGCAGGAAATTCCCCCTGCCCCGCACCATCTGGGACGGCGAGGAGACGGTGTATTGTTTCAAGGAGAAGTCGCGCAACGCGCTCAAGGAGCTCTACAAGCAGAATCGCTACCCTTCGCCGGCCGAGAAGCGGCACCTGGCCAAGATCACCGGCCTCTCCCTCACCCAGGTCAGCAACTGGTTCAAGAACCGCCGGCAGCGCGATCGGAACCCCTCCGAGACCCAGTCCAAAAG TGAGTCAGATGGCAATCCTAGCACTGAAGATGAATCCAGCAAGGGTCATGAAGACTTGTCTCCTCATCAACTCTCCGGTTCATCCGATGGTGTCACCAACCTCAGCCTTTCCAGTCACCTGGAGCCAGTATATATGCAACAAATTGGAAATGCTAAAATATCGTTAAGCTCCTCTGGAGTTTTATTGAACGGAAGTTTGGTACCTGCAAGTACTTCACCTGTCTTCCTTAATGGTAATTCTTTCATTCAGGGACCCAATGGAGTTATCCTTAATGGATTAAGTGTGGGAAATACACAGACAGTATCTTTGAACCCACCAAAAATGGCATCAAACATTATGAGCAATGGTATATCCATGACTGACATACTGGGGTCTACCTCCCAGGACGTGAAGGAATTCAAAGTTCTCCAGAGCTCTTCAGCTAACTCAGCAGCCACCACCTCCTATAGCCCCAGTGCTCCCGTGTCGTTCCCAGGGCTGATACCCAGTGCcgaggtgaaaagagaaagtattCAAACAGTGGCTTCCCAGGATGGAGGCTCTGTGGTGACTTTTACCACACCAGTGCAAATTAACCAGTATGGCATCGTCCAGATCCCCAATTCTGGAGCAAACAGCCAGTTCCTTAATGGAAGCATTGGATTCTCTCCACTGCAGCTGCCTCCTGTTTCAGTGGCAGCTTCACAAG gtaaTATTTCAGTAAATTCAAGCACTTCAGATGGGAGCACATTTACAAGTGAGTCTGCCACAGTCCAACAAGGAAAGGTTTTCTTGAGCTCTCTTGCTCCCAGTGCAGTGGTATACACTGTTCCTAATTCAGGCCAGACTATAGGATCTGTTAAACAGGAGGGcgtggagaggagcctggtgttttCTCAGTTGATGCCTGTCAATCAGAATGCACAAGTAAATGCAAACCTATCTTCTGAAAGTATCTCCGGAAGTGGCCTCCACCCACTGTCCTCCTCATTAGTTAATGTATCCCCAACTCACAACTTCTCCCTGACTTCCCCAACCCTACTAAATCCCACTGAGCTAAACCCTGACATTGCTGATAGCCAGCCAATGTCTGCACCTGTGGCAAGCAAATCTACTGTGACGTCAGTCAACAACACTAACTATGCAGCTCTTCAGAACTGCTCCCTTATTTCTGGTCAAGATCTACTATCAGTACCCATGACCCAGGCTGCCCTTGGGGAAATAGTTCCCACAGGTGAAGACCAGGTGGGTCACCCCTCCCCAACAGTACACCAGGATTTTGTCAGAGAACATCATTTAGTTATGCAACCAGTAGctaacataaaagaaaatttcctaACAAATTCTGAGAGCAAAACAACAAGCAACTTAATGATGCTGGACTCCAAATCCAAGTATGTCCTAGACAGCATGGTGGAGACTGTCTGTGAAGACCTGGAAACAGACAAGAAAGAGCTTGCCAAGCTCCAGACTGTCCAATTGGATGAAGATATGCAAGACTTGTaa